Proteins encoded together in one Armatimonadota bacterium window:
- the hppD gene encoding 4-hydroxyphenylpyruvate dioxygenase, translating to MSHDPFPIRRIDHIRHYVGNARQSAYFYQHTFGFHITGYHGLETGLKHEVDYLLEQNDVRLLFTAPVRPGHPIAEKLAIHGDFVQDIAFEVDDVDWSWKAATDRGAESWREPYWLEDDNGKVRIASIKTYGDTVHTLINRDKFSGHFLPKMKQVDRPGDPIGLIEVDHCVGNVELGKMNTWVKWYEDVLGFKNLISFDDKDISTEYTALMSKVMANGNMRVKFPINEPAQGKKKSQIDEYLEFFGGPGCQHVALRTDDIIYTVSRLMARGIQFLPVPKTYYDMLPDRVGRIDEDIDVLAELGVLVDRDDEGYLLQIFTKPITDRPTLFYEIIHRKGAKSFGKGNFKALFESIEREQALRGTL from the coding sequence ATGTCTCACGATCCGTTTCCCATCCGCCGCATCGACCATATCCGACACTATGTGGGCAACGCCCGCCAGTCGGCTTACTTCTATCAGCACACCTTCGGGTTCCACATCACCGGCTATCACGGCCTGGAAACCGGCCTGAAGCACGAGGTGGACTACCTGCTGGAACAGAACGACGTGCGCCTGCTCTTTACGGCGCCGGTCCGCCCCGGCCACCCGATCGCCGAAAAGCTGGCGATCCACGGCGATTTTGTGCAGGATATCGCTTTTGAGGTTGACGACGTCGATTGGTCGTGGAAAGCGGCCACCGATCGCGGCGCGGAGTCTTGGCGCGAGCCCTATTGGCTGGAGGACGACAACGGCAAGGTGCGCATCGCCAGCATCAAGACCTATGGCGACACGGTGCACACGCTTATCAATCGCGACAAGTTCAGCGGCCACTTCTTGCCTAAAATGAAGCAGGTGGACCGGCCCGGCGACCCCATCGGCCTGATCGAAGTGGACCACTGCGTGGGCAACGTCGAGCTGGGGAAGATGAATACGTGGGTGAAATGGTACGAGGACGTGCTCGGCTTTAAGAACCTGATCAGCTTCGACGACAAGGACATTTCGACCGAGTACACGGCGCTGATGTCGAAAGTGATGGCCAACGGCAACATGCGCGTGAAGTTCCCGATCAACGAGCCGGCCCAGGGCAAAAAGAAGAGCCAGATCGACGAGTATCTCGAGTTCTTCGGGGGCCCCGGCTGCCAGCATGTGGCGCTTCGCACCGATGACATCATCTACACGGTTTCGAGGCTCATGGCGCGCGGAATCCAGTTCCTGCCTGTACCCAAGACCTATTACGACATGCTGCCGGATCGGGTTGGGAGGATCGACGAGGACATCGACGTGCTCGCGGAACTTGGGGTTTTGGTGGACCGCGACGACGAGGGGTACCTGCTGCAGATCTTCACGAAGCCGATCACGGACCGCCCGACGCTGTTTTACGAGATCATCCACCGCAAGGGCGCGAAGAGCTTTGGCAAGGGCAACTTCAAAGCCCTTTTTGAGAGCATTGAGCGCGAGCAAGCCCTCCGCGGGACGCTGTAG
- a CDS encoding PEP-CTERM sorting domain-containing protein: protein MRTLIALTAMFAAATLADAADFVSNGSFESGNVLFSSDYVFHDANLDDLHSAGTYTVDDDPVDNHTAWASFGDHTSGFGHMFIANGSLSSGDEVWHQSVSGLQLGETYTYTVWGASAYSFHPASLKLMVNGDMVVAEALSATTGLWNEVSGTWVATTTSAELYVYDLVSFGDGNDFVLDDISFTGPVPEPATFAALALGFLCLRRKIRA, encoded by the coding sequence ATGAGAACCTTGATTGCACTTACCGCGATGTTTGCAGCGGCCACCTTGGCCGATGCAGCAGACTTCGTTTCCAATGGGAGCTTCGAAAGCGGCAACGTTCTCTTCTCGTCGGACTACGTGTTCCATGACGCCAATCTGGACGACCTTCACAGTGCAGGAACCTACACCGTGGACGACGATCCGGTCGACAACCACACCGCTTGGGCGTCTTTTGGAGACCACACGTCGGGATTCGGCCATATGTTCATCGCCAATGGCTCGCTGTCTTCCGGAGATGAGGTCTGGCATCAGAGTGTCTCAGGGCTGCAACTAGGCGAGACCTACACCTACACCGTTTGGGGAGCGTCCGCTTATTCATTCCATCCAGCGTCGCTCAAGCTGATGGTCAACGGAGACATGGTGGTGGCCGAGGCATTGTCAGCAACCACGGGCCTATGGAACGAGGTCTCAGGCACCTGGGTCGCTACCACGACATCGGCCGAACTCTACGTCTACGATCTGGTCAGCTTTGGCGATGGCAATGACTTTGTGCTGGACGATATCAGCTTCACCGGGCCCGTGCCGGAGCCAGCGACGTTTGCGGCACTTGCACTTGGCTTCCTTTGTCTCCGCAGGAAGATAAGGGCTTAA
- a CDS encoding RNHCP domain-containing protein produces the protein MTRLKGAGHQDLIDGFTCRQCGAFAAWDGAGSRHRNHCPNCMHSVHLDDVPGDRDATCGAIMEPISVWVRKGGEWAIVHRCRECGALSSNRIAADDNPTLLMSIAVRPLAMPPFPLERLAESR, from the coding sequence ATGACCCGCCTGAAAGGAGCGGGGCATCAAGACCTGATCGACGGCTTCACCTGCCGTCAATGCGGCGCTTTCGCCGCTTGGGACGGCGCGGGAAGCCGCCACCGAAACCACTGCCCGAACTGCATGCACAGCGTTCACCTCGACGACGTTCCTGGAGATCGCGACGCCACTTGCGGCGCGATCATGGAACCGATCTCCGTCTGGGTGCGCAAGGGTGGCGAATGGGCCATCGTGCACCGCTGCCGGGAGTGCGGCGCGCTCAGCAGCAACCGGATTGCAGCGGACGACAACCCGACGCTCCTGATGAGCATCGCTGTACGGCCACTTGCGATGCCGCCGTTCCCGTTGGAACGGCTGGCAGAGAGCCGCTAG
- a CDS encoding glycoside hydrolase N-terminal domain-containing protein yields MLGLYLAMASTPFQPQANRYPDPRSDLVLKAPIERWDEGIPLGNGMMGLLLWGGGNKINVSLDRGDLWDQRTPDTLKDPGWTYANMQKLVAAKNHAELVRLFDAPYDNIPYPTKLPAGRVELELQEDFQASQFGLDLSKGLGSVEGGAVGSLTAFVCAGEPVAILAVPCPGSARLIPPAGVASLGYAQAKWGAEGALQWYVQEAAQGFKYCVMLGAVAEGNAGMLVATIATSAESKDPVALARKRVEAGLKEGYFKRLEASETWWRRFWATSSVQIPDPKLQKHYDFVKYLYGAGSRKGAPPMPLQGVWTADEGGLPPWKGDYHNDLNTQMTYLAYHSAGLRESGEAWLDFLWKLLPEFKRFAKSFYGVEGAVVPGVMTLDGKPMGGWGMYSLSPTNGAWVAQSFYLHWRTTMDHKFLKERAYPWCKEIGTALMGLLKPDKNGELKLPLSSSPEIHDNSLAAWLKPNSNYDQALMMWLFEALASMAEELKLSTEADGWHRAAAGLGGFYHDSDGSLTFARGEPFNESHRHFSHAMAIHPLGIFSADDPKGKAIVNGTIDDILKQGTAWWCGYSFSWMACMLAQAHRAEEALKYLKDYERAFILRNGFHANGDQTKSGLSNFTYRPFTLEGNFLAMQAVQLMLLQSDGGTVNVFPAVAKEWQDCEFHDLRAEGGFKVSAKRQHGITVWVKVEYAPVGQTLQSASSGTLTLRDPFGGQSPTWNRKDVKLDGPDYVVTLKKGQVLEGRASPEDPRLLFPNPHDQTRPRLQRRI; encoded by the coding sequence ATGCTGGGCCTCTACCTCGCTATGGCCTCTACGCCCTTCCAGCCCCAAGCCAATCGCTACCCAGACCCCCGCTCCGACCTCGTTCTGAAGGCGCCGATCGAGCGTTGGGACGAGGGTATCCCTCTGGGTAACGGCATGATGGGGCTGCTTCTCTGGGGAGGCGGCAACAAGATCAACGTATCTTTGGATCGAGGCGATCTTTGGGACCAGCGCACGCCAGACACCCTCAAGGATCCAGGCTGGACCTACGCCAATATGCAGAAGCTGGTGGCGGCCAAGAACCACGCGGAGCTGGTGCGCCTGTTCGATGCGCCCTACGACAACATCCCCTACCCCACCAAGCTGCCGGCGGGAAGGGTGGAACTCGAACTGCAAGAGGATTTTCAGGCGAGCCAATTCGGATTGGACCTCTCGAAGGGGCTAGGAAGCGTGGAGGGGGGAGCTGTCGGGAGCTTGACGGCATTCGTGTGCGCCGGCGAGCCGGTGGCGATCCTTGCCGTTCCCTGCCCAGGATCGGCCCGCTTGATTCCACCGGCGGGTGTGGCGAGTTTGGGCTACGCGCAGGCCAAGTGGGGAGCGGAAGGAGCGCTTCAGTGGTATGTCCAAGAGGCCGCCCAAGGCTTCAAATATTGCGTCATGCTCGGCGCCGTCGCCGAAGGCAACGCGGGCATGCTTGTGGCGACGATCGCTACCAGCGCCGAGTCCAAAGACCCCGTTGCGCTCGCCCGGAAGAGGGTTGAAGCGGGCCTCAAAGAGGGCTATTTCAAACGATTGGAGGCCAGTGAGACATGGTGGCGCAGGTTCTGGGCCACCTCGTCGGTCCAAATCCCTGACCCCAAGCTCCAGAAGCACTACGACTTCGTGAAGTACCTGTACGGCGCGGGCTCCCGGAAAGGCGCGCCGCCCATGCCGCTTCAAGGGGTATGGACCGCTGACGAGGGCGGGCTGCCGCCCTGGAAGGGCGACTACCACAACGACCTGAACACCCAGATGACCTACCTTGCCTACCACTCCGCGGGGCTGAGGGAGTCGGGCGAGGCGTGGCTGGACTTTCTCTGGAAGCTCCTGCCGGAATTCAAGCGGTTCGCGAAGAGCTTTTATGGCGTCGAAGGCGCGGTCGTGCCGGGCGTCATGACCCTCGACGGCAAACCGATGGGCGGCTGGGGGATGTACTCGCTCTCGCCGACCAACGGCGCGTGGGTCGCGCAGAGCTTCTATCTGCACTGGCGCACCACGATGGACCACAAGTTCCTGAAAGAGCGGGCGTACCCATGGTGCAAGGAGATCGGTACTGCGTTAATGGGCCTATTGAAGCCCGACAAGAACGGCGAGCTAAAGCTGCCGCTTTCAAGCTCACCGGAAATTCACGACAACTCGCTGGCGGCTTGGCTCAAGCCCAATTCGAACTACGATCAGGCTCTGATGATGTGGCTCTTCGAGGCGCTCGCGTCGATGGCGGAGGAACTCAAGCTCAGCACCGAAGCCGACGGATGGCATCGAGCCGCCGCCGGGCTGGGTGGGTTCTACCACGATAGCGACGGCAGCCTGACCTTTGCTCGCGGCGAGCCGTTCAACGAATCGCATCGGCATTTCTCCCACGCGATGGCCATCCATCCGCTGGGGATTTTCAGCGCGGACGATCCGAAAGGAAAGGCAATCGTCAACGGCACGATCGACGACATCCTCAAGCAGGGCACAGCCTGGTGGTGCGGCTACAGCTTCTCCTGGATGGCGTGCATGCTCGCCCAAGCCCACCGCGCGGAGGAAGCGCTGAAGTACCTGAAGGACTACGAGCGCGCGTTCATCCTTCGCAACGGCTTCCATGCCAATGGCGACCAGACCAAATCGGGCCTGAGCAACTTCACTTACCGGCCGTTCACGCTTGAAGGCAACTTCCTGGCGATGCAGGCCGTTCAGCTCATGCTGCTGCAGAGCGACGGCGGCACGGTCAACGTATTCCCAGCGGTCGCCAAGGAATGGCAGGACTGTGAGTTCCACGACCTGCGCGCCGAGGGAGGGTTCAAGGTCTCGGCCAAGCGCCAGCACGGCATCACGGTGTGGGTGAAGGTCGAATATGCCCCTGTGGGGCAGACTCTCCAGTCTGCCTCCTCTGGAACCCTTACTCTCCGGGACCCCTTTGGCGGCCAATCACCCACCTGGAACCGCAAAGACGTCAAGCTCGACGGTCCAGATTACGTGGTCACGCTCAAGAAGGGCCAGGTCTTGGAGGGAAGGGCAAGCCCGGAAGATCCGCGACTTCTATTCCCAAACCCTCACGACCAAACACGCCCCCGGCTTCAACGTCGCATATAG
- a CDS encoding NPCBM/NEW2 domain-containing protein encodes MVALTLALVAPLLQPIDTCSLSDLDLSKMTVGWGKVRVGRSIEDKPLTVGGKVYTAGIGTHAASRLRLRLDGKATSFRCLIGVDDETQGRGSIRVRVYLDGKVAFDSGTLKGGAPPAQVDLKLGGVKDFILVASGANDGIDYDHVDFIEPTFTFSGARPAALGEPDEKEVILTPPPPKSPRLNTAPVIGCTPGKPFLYRIPATGVRPMRFSAQGLPKGLILDASTGFLSGRTPAQKGTYRLRLSARNAKGLDQKSLSLKVGDTLALTPPMGWNSWYIHYGRVTDKAMRAAADAMVKSGMADFGYQYVNIDDCWPRTQREAPLRDESGTVLCNDKFPDMPALTSYIHSKGLLAGIYTSPGPWTCAGFTGAWQHERQDTETFARWGFDFLKYDWCSYENVATGTGIERLKKPYAQMGEILKGLDRDVVYNLCQYGMGDVWKWGAETRGNCWRTTGDLGNMSSWRDVAFANARLWPYAKPGHWNDPDYLLIGWIGDSSPLGRRKCTIPPAEQYSYMGMWCLMAAPLIFSGDMERLDPFTLSVLCNAEMISVDQDPLGRQAKVLRATDEEWVLQKPLADGSTAIGLFNFGEVERTVSATWKELGYLSGKKLRVRDLWRQKDIRTISTGLYATLKPGACLVVRVWE; translated from the coding sequence ATGGTCGCCCTGACACTGGCGCTCGTCGCCCCCCTCCTCCAGCCGATCGATACTTGCTCCCTTTCCGATCTCGACCTTTCCAAAATGACCGTGGGCTGGGGCAAGGTCCGCGTCGGACGCTCGATCGAAGACAAGCCGCTCACCGTTGGCGGCAAGGTCTACACGGCCGGCATCGGCACCCATGCCGCGTCCCGGCTCCGTCTGAGGCTGGACGGCAAGGCGACCTCGTTTCGGTGCCTCATCGGGGTGGATGACGAAACCCAAGGGCGTGGTTCGATCCGCGTTCGGGTCTACCTGGATGGCAAGGTGGCCTTCGACTCGGGCACGTTGAAGGGCGGTGCGCCGCCCGCGCAGGTTGACCTGAAGCTCGGCGGCGTCAAGGATTTCATCTTGGTGGCCTCCGGCGCCAACGACGGCATCGACTACGACCACGTGGACTTCATCGAACCCACCTTCACTTTCAGTGGAGCCAGACCCGCTGCCCTTGGGGAGCCAGATGAAAAGGAGGTCATCCTCACGCCGCCGCCCCCAAAGTCCCCGCGCCTCAACACCGCGCCCGTCATCGGCTGCACGCCAGGAAAGCCCTTCCTCTACCGAATTCCAGCGACCGGCGTACGACCCATGCGGTTCTCGGCCCAGGGACTTCCCAAAGGCCTCATCTTGGACGCTTCCACTGGATTCCTCTCAGGAAGGACTCCCGCGCAAAAGGGGACCTACCGGCTGCGCTTGTCGGCTCGGAACGCGAAGGGACTTGACCAGAAGTCGCTCAGCCTGAAGGTCGGAGACACGCTCGCGCTGACGCCCCCGATGGGCTGGAACTCCTGGTACATCCATTACGGACGGGTGACCGATAAGGCGATGCGCGCCGCCGCCGATGCGATGGTCAAGAGCGGCATGGCGGACTTCGGCTATCAATACGTGAACATCGACGACTGCTGGCCAAGGACGCAGCGCGAAGCGCCCCTGCGCGATGAGAGCGGCACGGTGCTCTGCAACGACAAGTTCCCCGACATGCCCGCCTTGACAAGCTACATTCACTCGAAGGGCCTGCTTGCGGGCATCTACACCTCGCCGGGACCTTGGACCTGCGCGGGCTTCACGGGGGCCTGGCAGCACGAACGCCAAGACACCGAGACCTTTGCTCGATGGGGCTTCGACTTCCTGAAATACGACTGGTGCAGCTATGAGAACGTGGCCACCGGCACGGGCATCGAACGCCTGAAGAAGCCCTACGCCCAGATGGGCGAGATCCTGAAGGGCCTCGATCGCGACGTGGTCTACAACCTGTGCCAATACGGCATGGGAGACGTTTGGAAGTGGGGCGCGGAGACCCGTGGCAACTGCTGGCGCACGACCGGAGACCTCGGCAACATGAGCTCCTGGCGAGATGTGGCGTTCGCCAATGCGAGGCTCTGGCCCTACGCGAAACCGGGCCACTGGAACGACCCCGACTATCTGCTGATCGGATGGATCGGGGACAGCTCGCCGCTGGGACGCCGCAAGTGCACGATCCCCCCTGCCGAGCAGTACAGCTACATGGGCATGTGGTGCCTGATGGCGGCGCCGCTGATCTTCTCGGGGGACATGGAGCGGCTGGACCCGTTCACATTGAGCGTGCTCTGCAACGCCGAGATGATCTCCGTCGATCAGGACCCGTTGGGCAGGCAGGCCAAGGTCTTGCGCGCGACCGACGAAGAGTGGGTGCTGCAGAAGCCGCTGGCCGACGGCTCGACGGCGATCGGGCTGTTCAACTTTGGGGAAGTGGAGCGGACCGTCTCCGCGACGTGGAAGGAGTTGGGCTACTTGAGCGGGAAGAAGCTCCGGGTCCGGGACCTGTGGCGGCAGAAGGACATTCGGACGATCTCCACTGGGCTATATGCGACGTTGAAGCCGGGGGCGTGTTTGGTCGTGAGGGTTTGGGAATAG
- a CDS encoding carbohydrate ABC transporter permease, with amino-acid sequence MKNVTSKVALLLFALAVVVPLVWILLDSFKESVEVFSSVWGLPKQLKWANYQTAWTEAGLGRAFFNSLKVCLGTLVILVPIGSMAAYVFAKYRFKGSGVLFGGFLGGMMFPNFLVIVPLYFLMHSLHLYDNLYGLVLVYVAYSLSFTVFVMTGFFQALPNDLMEAAQIDGCGHARTFWSIMFPLVRPGIVVVGIFNAIGLWNEFGLALVLLPGAENRTLPLGIYDLAQVQHYQSDWGALFAGLVIVMTPVLIVYWIFRDKIHETMLAGAIKG; translated from the coding sequence ATGAAGAACGTGACGTCCAAGGTGGCGCTCCTTCTGTTCGCGCTGGCGGTCGTCGTGCCGCTGGTTTGGATCCTTCTCGACTCGTTCAAAGAGAGCGTCGAGGTCTTTTCCAGCGTTTGGGGGCTCCCCAAGCAACTGAAGTGGGCGAACTACCAGACGGCCTGGACCGAGGCGGGTCTGGGGCGGGCCTTCTTCAACTCGCTCAAGGTCTGCCTGGGAACGCTCGTCATCCTGGTTCCGATCGGCTCGATGGCGGCTTACGTTTTCGCCAAATATCGGTTCAAAGGCTCGGGCGTACTGTTTGGCGGTTTCCTCGGCGGCATGATGTTCCCCAATTTCCTGGTGATCGTGCCGCTGTACTTCCTGATGCACAGTCTGCATCTCTATGATAATCTTTACGGACTGGTTCTTGTATACGTCGCTTATTCGCTCTCGTTCACGGTATTCGTGATGACCGGTTTTTTCCAGGCATTGCCGAACGATCTCATGGAGGCTGCCCAGATCGACGGCTGCGGCCACGCGCGCACGTTCTGGTCGATCATGTTCCCCCTGGTCCGGCCCGGCATCGTGGTGGTAGGGATCTTCAACGCGATCGGGCTCTGGAACGAATTTGGACTGGCGCTGGTTCTGCTGCCCGGCGCTGAAAACCGCACACTGCCGCTCGGCATCTATGACCTGGCGCAGGTGCAGCACTACCAATCCGACTGGGGCGCGCTCTTTGCGGGACTAGTGATCGTCATGACCCCGGTGCTGATTGTGTACTGGATCTTTCGCGACAAGATCCACGAAACGATGCTCGCCGGCGCAATCAAGGGATAA
- a CDS encoding sugar ABC transporter permease encodes MNIRRRNLFIASFLAPAVAFYGLFVVYPLAQAFALSMYRWRGVSSKKTFVGLDNFERLWNDDVFWRALKNNLWLLGFAGCSLILLGIALAHGMQTKGRISKLLRSVYLFPQVISMVIVAVLWMFLYNPSFGLVDAGLHAIHAPTPEHGWLGDASLALPAVGIAFIWYALGFYVMLFSAGLNGIAAEVYEAAELDGAKGLYRFWTITWPLLWSIRKVAVVYVAINVMNIFALPFLMTRGGPDRATETLLTYLYEQGFTNFQFGYATALAVANFIIVMGISGLLLFLFRKNPEGARA; translated from the coding sequence GTGAACATCCGTCGACGCAACCTGTTCATCGCCTCGTTTCTCGCCCCAGCCGTGGCGTTTTATGGGCTATTCGTCGTCTACCCGTTGGCGCAGGCGTTCGCGCTCTCAATGTACCGTTGGCGCGGCGTTTCCTCCAAGAAGACCTTTGTAGGATTGGACAATTTTGAACGCCTCTGGAACGACGATGTCTTCTGGCGCGCGCTCAAAAACAACCTCTGGCTCCTGGGCTTCGCGGGCTGTTCTCTGATCCTCCTCGGCATTGCGCTCGCCCACGGAATGCAGACCAAGGGGCGCATCTCCAAGCTTCTCCGTTCGGTCTATCTGTTTCCCCAGGTCATTTCGATGGTCATCGTGGCGGTGCTGTGGATGTTTCTTTATAACCCCAGCTTCGGGCTGGTGGATGCCGGGCTCCACGCGATCCATGCGCCGACGCCCGAGCACGGCTGGCTCGGCGACGCGTCGCTCGCTCTCCCGGCCGTTGGTATCGCCTTCATCTGGTACGCGCTCGGGTTCTACGTGATGCTGTTCTCTGCTGGACTGAACGGCATCGCCGCTGAGGTCTACGAGGCGGCCGAGCTCGACGGTGCGAAAGGGCTTTATAGGTTCTGGACGATCACTTGGCCGTTGCTTTGGTCGATCCGCAAGGTCGCAGTCGTCTATGTGGCCATCAACGTGATGAACATCTTTGCGCTGCCCTTCCTGATGACCCGTGGCGGTCCGGACCGAGCGACCGAAACCCTTCTGACTTACCTCTACGAGCAAGGCTTCACCAACTTCCAGTTCGGCTACGCCACCGCGCTCGCCGTGGCCAACTTCATCATCGTGATGGGCATCAGCGGGCTGCTGCTCTTTCTCTTCAGAAAGAACCCTGAGGGAGCCCGGGCATGA
- a CDS encoding cation-translocating P-type ATPase, with translation MMGWLKNLQSVLTSLCGLTLVASIFLPDSILPYLSAAFGSYFALKAAYGSVKDRSIDVNFLMVFAAIGSVAVGHVIEAAVLLFLFSLSSTLESYAMARTKSAIEGLVKLRPDSAIRLGADGEEVVAVKDLQVGDVVRVPAFEQIPVDGEVVSGVTSVNQSAMTGESEPVSRSVGDRVLAGTQNLDGIITVTVTAALGDTTLEKIVDLVQEAQEHKASGERISHWFGQRYTFFVIGAFVLSYLVRVWLGQAQSDALYAALTLLVALSPCALVISTPASTLSALAWAARHGLLIRGGAFIEEVARVDAIAIDKTGTLTLGRPKLVEICVCAPTATTVGGGGACKEEEACWHGKGGFSDQALFSLRVAASAEQYSTHPVAEAIVHAAREAGIEVPEASEQTAHPGLGVTATVEGHKVKIGQRRFFESQPGGLSKEFIPHIEELHEMGLTVVVLEHDGNLAALGLRDEPRPAAKAVLQELRSLGVKHLAMVTGDTQHTADAVAADLPLDAVHAGLMPQEKAEIVEKMMAEGRRVMMVGDGVNDAPVLAASHVGVAMGGLGSDVALNAADIVLMHDRLESLPSLVKLGRMTGGIIKAHLIFSTAMILTLAIGTFAFAKLSGGHNNLMLPLAVVGHEGSTVLVILNGLRLLRGPK, from the coding sequence ATGATGGGCTGGCTGAAGAACCTGCAGAGCGTGTTGACTTCCCTCTGCGGCCTGACGCTGGTGGCGTCCATCTTCCTTCCGGACTCCATCCTCCCTTACCTCAGCGCGGCGTTTGGCTCCTATTTCGCGCTCAAAGCAGCTTATGGGTCGGTGAAGGACCGAAGTATCGACGTGAACTTCCTGATGGTGTTCGCCGCCATCGGTTCTGTGGCTGTAGGGCACGTCATCGAAGCGGCCGTCCTGCTCTTCCTCTTCAGCCTGTCCAGCACCCTTGAATCCTATGCGATGGCGCGCACAAAGTCGGCGATCGAGGGCCTGGTCAAACTTCGCCCAGACTCCGCCATTCGTTTGGGTGCGGACGGTGAGGAAGTCGTCGCGGTCAAAGACCTCCAGGTTGGGGACGTGGTTCGAGTGCCTGCGTTCGAGCAGATCCCCGTGGACGGCGAGGTTGTTTCTGGCGTTACGTCGGTAAACCAGTCTGCTATGACCGGGGAATCAGAACCGGTCAGCCGGAGCGTCGGGGATCGCGTTCTCGCGGGCACTCAGAACCTCGACGGGATCATCACCGTCACGGTTACGGCGGCTCTTGGGGACACCACCCTAGAGAAGATCGTGGACCTGGTGCAAGAGGCCCAGGAGCATAAGGCCAGCGGCGAGCGGATCAGCCACTGGTTCGGCCAGAGGTACACGTTCTTCGTCATCGGCGCCTTTGTTCTCTCATACTTGGTTCGCGTCTGGCTTGGGCAGGCCCAATCCGATGCGCTCTACGCGGCGCTCACGCTCCTGGTGGCGCTCAGCCCCTGCGCACTGGTCATCTCGACGCCGGCGAGTACGCTCAGCGCCCTAGCTTGGGCCGCACGGCACGGGCTCTTGATACGCGGCGGAGCGTTCATCGAGGAAGTGGCCCGGGTCGACGCCATCGCCATCGACAAGACCGGGACTCTGACCCTGGGAAGGCCCAAACTGGTCGAGATTTGCGTATGCGCTCCGACGGCCACGACGGTGGGTGGGGGCGGCGCCTGCAAGGAAGAGGAGGCGTGCTGGCATGGCAAGGGCGGCTTCTCGGATCAAGCCCTGTTCTCCCTTCGCGTGGCAGCTTCTGCGGAGCAATACAGCACGCACCCGGTCGCCGAAGCCATCGTTCATGCCGCGCGCGAGGCGGGTATCGAGGTCCCTGAGGCCAGCGAACAAACGGCTCACCCTGGCCTTGGCGTCACGGCGACAGTCGAGGGGCACAAGGTCAAGATCGGCCAGCGCCGGTTCTTCGAATCGCAGCCTGGCGGGCTCTCAAAGGAGTTCATTCCTCACATCGAGGAACTGCATGAGATGGGCCTGACCGTCGTTGTGCTCGAACACGACGGAAATCTCGCCGCACTCGGGCTTCGTGACGAGCCCAGGCCGGCCGCCAAGGCGGTGCTCCAGGAACTGCGGAGCCTTGGCGTCAAGCATCTGGCGATGGTGACCGGCGACACCCAGCACACTGCCGACGCGGTCGCCGCGGATTTGCCGCTGGACGCCGTTCATGCGGGGCTGATGCCCCAAGAGAAGGCCGAGATCGTTGAGAAGATGATGGCGGAGGGCCGACGGGTGATGATGGTCGGCGACGGGGTCAACGACGCTCCGGTGCTCGCGGCCAGCCATGTGGGCGTCGCGATGGGGGGCCTGGGCAGCGACGTCGCGCTCAATGCCGCCGACATCGTGCTGATGCACGACCGGCTGGAGTCACTGCCATCGCTGGTCAAGCTTGGCCGAATGACCGGCGGCATCATCAAGGCACACCTGATCTTCTCGACCGCGATGATCCTGACCCTGGCCATTGGGACCTTTGCCTTTGCAAAGCTTTCGGGCGGCCACAACAACCTGATGCTGCCCTTGGCGGTGGTCGGGCATGAGGGATCGACGGTCCTGGTCATCCTCAATGGCCTGCGGTTGTTGCGCGGGCCGAAATGA
- a CDS encoding DivIVA domain-containing protein, translating to MNPEELNSGSFPRAFRGYDRASVDALLARASAEYSVLVRDLAQLNDRVLELEAGLAAYRAREESISAAIVSAQQTAESIHEQAKRQAQAILEDARKRAEEQEARLQKRLNELRWEYEKLSIQQRNCVESFRSLLEDHLESLAGDPRAKPPPQPTNGAAALLAKAPEPDLPTEAVKPEPDAVPEVGLAPEGEPAE from the coding sequence ATGAACCCGGAAGAACTGAATTCAGGTTCGTTTCCGCGCGCCTTCAGGGGATACGATCGCGCTTCCGTAGACGCGCTTCTGGCCCGCGCTTCCGCCGAGTATTCGGTGCTAGTACGGGATTTAGCCCAGCTAAACGACCGGGTTTTGGAGCTTGAGGCCGGCCTCGCCGCCTACCGAGCAAGGGAGGAGAGCATCTCGGCGGCCATCGTCAGCGCCCAGCAGACCGCAGAGTCCATTCACGAGCAAGCCAAGCGTCAAGCTCAGGCGATCTTGGAGGACGCACGAAAGAGGGCCGAAGAACAGGAAGCTCGCCTGCAGAAGCGCTTGAACGAGCTTCGCTGGGAATACGAGAAGCTCTCCATCCAGCAGCGGAACTGCGTCGAGAGCTTCCGGTCGCTTCTCGAAGACCACTTGGAATCTCTGGCCGGCGACCCGCGGGCGAAGCCTCCTCCACAGCCGACGAACGGCGCCGCCGCGCTATTGGCAAAGGCCCCCGAGCCGGACCTGCCAACCGAAGCGGTGAAGCCCGAGCCAGACGCGGTCCCCGAGGTCGGGCTCGCCCCGGAAGGGGAGCCGGCAGAATAG